The Microcebus murinus isolate Inina chromosome 4, M.murinus_Inina_mat1.0, whole genome shotgun sequence genome has a segment encoding these proteins:
- the ELL gene encoding RNA polymerase II elongation factor ELL, with translation MAALKEARSYGLSCGRVSDGSKVSVFHVKLTDSALRAFESYRASQDSVSLRPSIRFQGSQGHICVPQPDCAAEPRTFSFYLSNIGRDSPQGSFDCVQQYVSSCGDVLLDCLGSIQDKITVCATDDSYQKARQSMAQAEEETRSRSAIVIKAGGRYLGRKVQFRKPAPGATEAVPSRKRATPVNLASAIRKSGGASGAGVSQRPFRDRVLHLLALRPYRKAELLLRLQKDGLAQADKEALDGLLQQVANVSAKDGACTLRDCMYKDVQKDWPGYSEGDQQLLKRVLVRKLCQPQSAGGLAGDPTASSPPDEHGSSASPPQKRPQPPEFIDPLASKKPRISHFTQRAQPAAVNGKLGVPNGREALLPTPGPPAASDVLGSSTHLPPRLEPPRAHDPLADVSNDLGHSGQDCEHGDSAAPGPATAHPGLPLPTDCAQPGRPRGSASRSKSRKKCKKHKDRERAAGDRHQAQPPDHPPTTHTAPPDVPPDAPPDVPPDAPPDAPGVNGTCGGASAPAPETPETPDYLLKYAAISSSEQRQRYKNDFNAEYSEYRDLHARIERITRRFTQLDAQLRQLSQGSEEYETTRGQILQEYRKIKKTNTNYSEEKRRCEYLHSKLAHIKRLIAEYDQRQPQAWP, from the exons cACATCTGCGTCCCCCAGCCGGACTGCGCGGCAGAGCCGCGGACCTTCTCCTTCTACCTCTCCAACATCGGCCGCGACAGCCCGCAGGGCAGCTTCGACTGCGTGCAGCAGTATGTCTCCAG CTGCGGGGATGTGCTGCTGGACTGCCTGGGCAGCATCCAGGACAAGATCACCGTGTGCGCCACCGATGACTCCTACCAGAAGGCGCGGCAGAGCATGGCCCAGGCGGAGGAGGAGACGCGCAGCCGCAGCGCCATCGTCATCAAGGCCGGAGGCCGCTACCTGG GCAGGAAGGTCCAGTTCCGGAAACCGGCCCCCGGGGCGACAGAGGCCGTGCCCTCCCGGAAGCGGGCGACCCCCGTGAACCTGGCGAGCGCCATCAGGAAGAGCGGCGGCGCGAGCGGGGCGGGGGTGTCCCAGAGGCCCTTCCGCGACCGGGTGCTGCACCTGCTGGCGCTGAGGCCCTACCGCAAGGCCGAGCTGCTGCTGCGGCTGCAGAAGGACGGCCTGGCGCAGGCGGACAAGGAGGCGCTGGACGGCCTCCTGCAGCAG GTGGCCAACGTGAGTGCCAAGGACGGCGCGTGCACGCTCAGGGACTGCATGTACAAGGACGTGCAGAAGGACTGGCCCGGCTACTCGGAGGGGGACCAGCAGCTGCTGAAGCGCGTGCTTGTCCG GAAGCTGTGCCAGCCGCAGAGCGCAGGTGGCCTCGCCGGAGACCCCACTGCCTCCAGCCCCCCGGACGAGCACGGGAGCTCGGCCTCGCCCCCTCAG AAACGGCCGCAGCCTCCCGAGTTCATCGACCCCCTGGCCAGCAAGAAGCCCAGGATATCCCACTTCACCCAGAGAGCCCAGCCTGCCGCCGTCAACGGGAAGCTGGGCGTGCCCAACGGCCGCGAGGCCCTGCTGCCCACCCCGGGGCCGCCGGCCGCCTCGGACGTCCTCGGCTCCAGCACCCACCTGCCCCCACGGCTGGAGCCCCCGAGGGCCCACGACCCCCTGGCCGACGTCAGCAACGACCTGGGCCACAGCGGCCAGGACTGTGAGCACGGGGACTCGGCTGCCCCCGGCCCCGCCACCGCGCACCCCGGCCTGCCCCTGCCCACGGACTGTGCCCAGCCCGGCAGGCCCCGCGGCAGCGCCTCGCGCAGCAAGTCCAGGAAGAAGTGCAAGAAGCACAAAGACAGGGAGCGGGCCGCTGGGGACAGGCACCAGGCCCAGCCGCCGGACCACCCGCCCACCACGCACACAGCCCCGCCGGATGTCCCGCCAGATGCCCCGCCGGATGTCCCGCCGGATGCCCCGCCGGATGCCCCGG GTGTGAACGGAACGTGCGGCGGCGCCAGCGCGCCCGCGCCGGAGACGCCCGAGACGCCCGACTACTTGCT GAAGTACGCGGCCATCTCGTCCTCGGAGCAGCGCCAGCGCTACAAGAACGACTTCAACGCCGAGTACAGCGAGTACCGCGACCTGCACGCCCGCATCGAGCGGATCACGCGCAGGTTCACGCAGCTCGACGCGCAGCTCAGGCAGCTGTCGCAGGGCTCCGAGGAGTACGAG ACCACGCGTGGGCAGATTTTGCAGGAGTATCGGAAAATCAAGAAG ACCAACACCAACTACAGCGAGGAGAAGCGCCGCTGCGAGTACCTGCACAGCAAGCTGGCGCACATCAAGCGGCTCATCGCCGAGTACGACCAGCGGCAGCCGCAGGCCTGGCCCTAG
- the ISYNA1 gene encoding inositol-3-phosphate synthase 1, translated as MAGAWLRGFSPEPARSRARAARRCRADCAPPAAMEAAAQFLVESPDVVYGPEAIEARYEYRTTRVSREGGALKVHPTSTRFTFRTARQVPRLGVMLVGWGGNNGSTLTAAVLANRLRLSWPTRAGRKEANYYGSLTQAGTVSLGLDAEGQEVFVPFNALLPMVAPNDLVFDGWDISSLNLAEAMRRAQVLDWGLQEQLWPHMEGLRPRPSVYIPEFIASNQSARADNLIPGTRAQQLEQIRRDIRDFRSSAELDKVIVLWTANTERFCDVVPGLNDTAENLLRTIELGLEVSPSTLFAVASILEGCAFLNGSPQNTLVPGALELAWQRRVFVGGDDFKSGQTKVKSVLVDFLISSGLKTMSIVSYNHLGNNDGRNLSAPQQFRSKEVSKSSVVDDMVHSNPVLYAPGEKPDHCVVIKYVPYVGDSKRALDEYTSELMLGGTNTLVLHNTCEDSLLAAPIMLDLALLTELCQRVSFCTDDDPEPQTFHPVLSLLSFLFKAPLVPPGSPVVNALFRQRSCIENILRACVGLPPQSHMLLEHKMERPGPRLQPAVPGACACAAPPKKGPALTAPDGCTGDANGHPQAQGPQTPPT; from the exons atgGCGGGGGCGTGGCTGCGGGGCTTTTCTCCCGAGCCCGCGCGCAGCAgagcccgcgccgcccgccgctgCCGAGCCGACTGCGCGCCG CCCGCCGCGATGGAGGCCGCCGCCCAGTTCTTGGTGGAGAGCCCGGACGTGGTCTACGGCCCTGAGGCCATCGAGGCGCGGTACGAGTACCGGACGACGCGCGTCAGCCGCGAGGGCGGCGCCCTCAAG GTGCACCCTACGTCCACGCGCTTCACCTTCCGGACCGCCCGCCAGGTGCCCCGGCTCGGGGTCATGCTGGTCGGTTGGGGCGGGAACAACGGCTCCACGCTCACCGCGGCCGTGCTGGCCAACCGGCTGCGCCTGTCCTGGCCCACGCGCGCCGGCCGCAAG GAGGCCAACTACTACGGCTCGCTGACTCAGGCGGGCACCGTGAGCTTGGGCCTGGATGCCGAAGGCCAGGAAGTGTTCGTGCCCTTCAACGCGCTGCTGCCCATGGTGGCACCCAACGACCTGGTGTTCGATG GCTGGGACATATCGTCGCTGAACCTGGCCGAGGCGATGCGGCGCGCGCAGGTGCTGGACTGGGGGCTGCAGGAGCAGCTGTGGCCGCACATGGAGGGCCTGCGCCCGCGGCCCTCGGTCTACATCCCGGAGTTCATCGCGTCCAACCAGAGCGCGCGCGCGGACAACCTCATCCCCGGCACGCGCGCGCAACAG CTGGAGCAGATCCGCAGGGACATCCGAGACTTCCGGTCTAGCGCGGAGCTGGACAAGGTCATCGTCCTGTGGACGGCGAACACGGAGCGCTTCTGCGACGTGGTTCCGGGCCTCAACGACACGGCCGAGAACCTGCTGCGCACCATCGAG CTAGGCCTGGAGGTGTCCCCGTCTACGCTCTTCGCCGTGGCCAGCATCCTGGAGGGCTGTGCCTTCCTCAACGGGTCCCCGCAGAACACGCTGGTGCCCGGGGCGCTGGAGCTGGCCTGGCAGCGCCGCGTCTTCGTGGGCGGAGATGACTTCAAGTCGGGCCAGACCAAGGTCAAGTCCGTGCTCGTGGACTTCCTCATCAGCTCTGGCCTCAAG ACCATGTCCATCGTGAGTTACAACCACCTGGGCAACAACGACGGGCGGAACCTGTCGGCGCCGCAGCAGTTCCGCTCCAAGGAGGTGTCCAAGAGCAGCGTGGTGGACGACATGGTGCACAGCAACCCGGTGCTCTACGCGCCCGGCGAGAAGCCCGACCACTGC GTGGTCATCAAGTACGTGCCCTACGTGGGCGACAGCAAGCGCGCGCTGGATGAGTACACGTCGGAGCTGATGCTGGGCGGAACCAACACGCTGGTGCTGCACAACACGTGCGAG GACTCCCTGCTGGCCGCGCCCATCATGCTGGACCTGGCGCTGCTGACGGAGCTGTGCCAGCGCGTGAGCTTCTGCACCGACGACGACCCGGAGCCGCAGACCTTCCACCCGGTGCTGTCGCTGCTCAGCTTCCTCTTCAAGGCGCCGCTCGTGCCGCCCGGCAGCCCCGTGGTCAACGCGCTCTTTCGGCAGCGCAGCTGCATCGAGAACATCCTCAG GGCCTGCGTGGGGCTGCCGCCACAGAGCCACATGCTGCTGGAGCACAAGATGGAGCGCCCAGGCCCGCGCCTCCAGCCGGCCGTGCCcggcgcctgcgcctgcgccgcGCCGCCCAAGAAAGGGCCGGCGCTCACTGCCCCCGACGGCTGCACGGGCGACGCCAACGGGCACCCGCAGGCGCAGGGACCGCAGACGCCCCCCACCTGA